The following coding sequences are from one Triticum aestivum cultivar Chinese Spring chromosome 5A, IWGSC CS RefSeq v2.1, whole genome shotgun sequence window:
- the LOC123104209 gene encoding serine/threonine-protein phosphatase PP2A-2 catalytic subunit isoform X1 yields MGNPRGGLDEQIEQLLQCKPLVEPELKALCEKAKEILMEESNVQPVRSPVTICGDIHGQFHDLAELFRIGGKCPDTNYLFMGDYVDRGYYSVETVSVGLLTSTIFFSSYLYSYRAKFFFEIKQLLVALKVRYPHRLTILRGNHESRQITQVYGFYDECLRKYGSANVWKTFTDLFDYLPLTALVESEIFCLHGGLSPSIETLDNVRGFDRIQEVPHEGPMCDLLWSDPDDRCGWGISPRGAGYTFGQDISEQFNHTNSLKLIARAHQLVMEGFNWAHEQKVVTIFSAPNYCYRCGNMASILEVDDCREHTFIQFEPAPRRGEPDVTRRTPDYFL; encoded by the exons ATGGGGAATCCGCGTGGCGGCCTCGACGAGCAGATCGAGCAGCTCCTGCAGTGCAAGCCCCTCGTCGAGCCCGAG TTGAAAGCACTGTGTGAGAAAGCTAAAGAGATTTTGATGGAGGAGAGCAATGTTCAG CCTGTGAGAAGCCCTGTCACGATATGTGGTGATATTCATGGTCAGTTTCATGATCTTGCGGAACTATTCAGAATTGGTGGGAAG TGTCCTGATACAAACTACCTATTTATGGGAGATTATGTGGACCGTGGTTACTATTCTGTTGAAACTGTATCGGTAGGACTACTAACCAGCACAATTTTCTTTAGCAGTTACTTATATAGCTATCGTGCTAAGTTTTTCTTTGAAATCAAACAGCTTCTGGTAGCTTTGAAAGTTCGTTATCCGCATCGTCTTACAATTCTTAGAGGAAACCACGAGAGCCGGCAG ATCACTCAAGTTTATGGATTTTATGATGAGTGCCTACGGAA GTATGGGAGTGCTAATGTATGGAAAACCTTCACGGATCTTTTTGACTATTTACCATTGACAGCATTG GTTGAGTCGGAAATATTTTGCCTGCATGGTGGACTATCACCATCCATCGAGACACTTGATAATGTCCGCGGCTTCGACCGCATCCAAGAAgtccctcacgaggggccaatGTGTGACCTTCTATGGTCTGATCCTGATGATCGATGTGGTTGGGGCATTTCACCACGTGGTGCCGGATACACATTTGGCCAG GATATTTCAGAACAGTTTAACCATACCAATAGCCTTAAGCTAATAGCAAGAGCTCATCAGTTAGTTATGGAGGGATTCAACTGGGCACAT GAGCAAAAGGTTGTGACAATATTTAGTGCACCTAACTACTGTTACCGGTGCGGTAACATGGCCTCGATCTTGGAGGTGGATGACTGCAGGGAGCATACTTTCATCCAG TTTGAGCCTGCCCCAAGGAGAGGCGAGCCTGACGTGACCCGAAGGACGCCAGACTATTTCTTGTAA
- the LOC123104209 gene encoding serine/threonine-protein phosphatase PP2A-2 catalytic subunit isoform X2: MGNPRGGLDEQIEQLLQCKPLVEPELKALCEKAKEILMEESNVQPVRSPVTICGDIHGQFHDLAELFRIGGKCPDTNYLFMGDYVDRGYYSVETVSLLVALKVRYPHRLTILRGNHESRQITQVYGFYDECLRKYGSANVWKTFTDLFDYLPLTALVESEIFCLHGGLSPSIETLDNVRGFDRIQEVPHEGPMCDLLWSDPDDRCGWGISPRGAGYTFGQDISEQFNHTNSLKLIARAHQLVMEGFNWAHEQKVVTIFSAPNYCYRCGNMASILEVDDCREHTFIQFEPAPRRGEPDVTRRTPDYFL; encoded by the exons ATGGGGAATCCGCGTGGCGGCCTCGACGAGCAGATCGAGCAGCTCCTGCAGTGCAAGCCCCTCGTCGAGCCCGAG TTGAAAGCACTGTGTGAGAAAGCTAAAGAGATTTTGATGGAGGAGAGCAATGTTCAG CCTGTGAGAAGCCCTGTCACGATATGTGGTGATATTCATGGTCAGTTTCATGATCTTGCGGAACTATTCAGAATTGGTGGGAAG TGTCCTGATACAAACTACCTATTTATGGGAGATTATGTGGACCGTGGTTACTATTCTGTTGAAACTGTATCG CTTCTGGTAGCTTTGAAAGTTCGTTATCCGCATCGTCTTACAATTCTTAGAGGAAACCACGAGAGCCGGCAG ATCACTCAAGTTTATGGATTTTATGATGAGTGCCTACGGAA GTATGGGAGTGCTAATGTATGGAAAACCTTCACGGATCTTTTTGACTATTTACCATTGACAGCATTG GTTGAGTCGGAAATATTTTGCCTGCATGGTGGACTATCACCATCCATCGAGACACTTGATAATGTCCGCGGCTTCGACCGCATCCAAGAAgtccctcacgaggggccaatGTGTGACCTTCTATGGTCTGATCCTGATGATCGATGTGGTTGGGGCATTTCACCACGTGGTGCCGGATACACATTTGGCCAG GATATTTCAGAACAGTTTAACCATACCAATAGCCTTAAGCTAATAGCAAGAGCTCATCAGTTAGTTATGGAGGGATTCAACTGGGCACAT GAGCAAAAGGTTGTGACAATATTTAGTGCACCTAACTACTGTTACCGGTGCGGTAACATGGCCTCGATCTTGGAGGTGGATGACTGCAGGGAGCATACTTTCATCCAG TTTGAGCCTGCCCCAAGGAGAGGCGAGCCTGACGTGACCCGAAGGACGCCAGACTATTTCTTGTAA